The following are encoded together in the Mustela nigripes isolate SB6536 chromosome 11, MUSNIG.SB6536, whole genome shotgun sequence genome:
- the ARPC1B gene encoding actin-related protein 2/3 complex subunit 1B, whose translation MAYHSFLVEPISCHAWNKDRTQIAICPNNHEVHIYEKSGAKWVKVHELKEHNGQVTGIDWAPESNRIVTCGTDRNAYVWTLKGHTWKPTLVILRINRAARCVRWAPQENKFAVGSGSRVISICYFEQENDWWVCKHIKKPIRSTVLSLDWHPNNVLLAAGSCDFKCRIFSAYIKEVEERPAPTPWGSKMPFGELMFESSSSCGWVHGVCFSASGSRVAWVSHDSTVCLADADKKMAVATLASETLPLLALTFITDNSLVAAGHDCFPVLFTYDGTTGTLSFGGRLDVPKQSSQRGLTARERFQNLDKKASSDGSVASGAGLDSLHKNSVSQISVLSGGKAKCSQFCTTGMDGGMSIWDVKSLESALKDLKIK comes from the exons ATGGCGTACCACAGCTTCCTGGTGGAGCCCATCAGCTGCCATGCCTGGAACAAGGACCGCACCC AGATTGCCATCTGCCCCAACAACCACGAGGTGCACATCTATGAGAAGAGCGGGGCCAAGTGGGTCAAGGTGCACGAGCTCAAGGAGCACAATGGGCAGGTGACAG GCATCGACTGGGCCCCTGAGAGTAACCGCATCGTGACCTGCGGCACAGACCGCAATGCCTACGTGTGGACGCTGAAGGGCCACACGTGGAAGCCCACACTCGTCATCCTGCGGATCAACCGTGCTGCTCGCTGTGTGCGCTGGGCGCCCCAGGAGAACAAGTTTGCCGTGGGTAGTGGCTCCCGTGTCATCTCTATCTGCTATTTTGAGCAGGAAAATGACTG GTGGGTTTGCAAGCACATCAAGAAGCCCATTCGCTCCACGGTGCTCAGCCTGGACTGGCACCCCAACAACGTGCTGCTGGCCGCGGGCTCCTGTGACTTCAAGTGCAG GATCTTCTCGGCCTACATCAAGGAGGTGGAGGAACGGCCAGCACCCACCCCATGGGGCTCCAAGATGCCCTTCGGGGAGCTGATGTTTGAGTCCAGCAGTAGCTGCGGCTGGGTGCACGGCGTCTGCTTTTCCGCCAGCGGCAGCCGCGTGGCCTGGGTCAGCCACGACAGCACCGTGTGCCTGGCTGACGCCGACAAGAAAATGGC agtcGCGACTCTGGCCTCTGAAACGCTGCCGCTGCTGGCCCTGACCTTCATCACAGACAACAGTCTGGTGGCAGcg GGCCACGACTGCTTCCCGGTGCTGTTTACCTACGATGGCACCACAGGGACTCTGAGCTTCGGCGGGCGGCTAGACGTGCCCAAGCAGAGCTCGCAGCGTGGCCTGACGGCCCGAGAGCGCTTCCAGAACCTGGACAAGAAGGCGAGCTCAGACGGCAGCGTGGCCTCCGGTGCTGGCCTGGACTCGCTGCACAAGAACAGCGTGAG CCAGATCTCGGTGCTCAGCGGGGGGAAGGCCAAGTGCTCCCAGTTCTGCACCACAGGAATGGATGGCGGCATGAGCATCTGGGACGTGAAG AGCCTGGAATCAGCCTTGAAGGACCTCAAGATCAAATGA